The region GGACGCAATCTTCAAAGAAATCACCAAAGACACCGGACTCACCTTCCGCCACCAGGTGGCCCTTGAGGACGACTACTTCATGCCTCAGATCATCGGGTCGGGCGGAGCCCTTTTCGACTACGACGGCGACGGCGATCTCGACCTCTACCTGGTCAATGCCGGCGGCTTCCGGCACAAGCTGCCCGAGGCCGTCAACCAGCTCTTTCAACGCAAGCCGGACGGCAGCTTCAGCCGCGTGGCCGACCCCGGCGCGCTCAACCAAGGCGGCTTCGGCATGGGCTGCGCCGTGGGCGACATCGACAACGACGGCCATCCCGACTTGCTTGTCACCAATTACGGACCCAACCGGCTCTACCGAAACCGGGGAGACGGGAGTTTCGAAGACGTTACCGAAGGCGCCGCAATCGCTGGGGACGATTGGTCGACCTCGGCGGCCTTCTTCGATTACGACCGGGACGGGTACCTCGACCTCTACATTGCCAACTATCTGCTCTACGATCCCACCCGCAAGTGCCACGACCAAGCCGGGCGGCGGGAGTTCTGCGGTCCCGAGGCCTTTTTGGGGGTCGGCGACCGCCTCTACCGCAACCAGGGCGACGCAACCTTCAAGGACGTCACCTCCAGCGCCGGGATCGGGCGGGTGGCGGGCAAGGGCCTGGGAGTGATGGCCTCAGACCTCAACGACGACGGATGGATCGACGTCTATGTGGCCAACGACGGCGAAGCCAACCAGTTGTGGATCAACCAGGGCGACGGGACTTTTCTCGACGAAGCCCTGCTGCGGGGCGTGGCGCTGAACATGTTCGGCAGGCCGGAAGCCAGCATGGGCGTCGCCGTCGGCGACATCGACATGGACGGAGACTTCGACCTCTTCATGACCCACCTCGACCGCGAGAGCAACACCTTCTACCTCAACCTGGGCCAGGGAGAATTCGAAGACCGCACCGCCGGCTCCGGACTGGCCACCCCAAGCCTGCCCTTTACCGGATTCGGCACAATCTTTCTGGACTTCGACCAGGACGCCGACCTTGATCTCTTTCTCGTCAACGGACGCGTCCGCCTGGGCAGCGCCGTCTCCCGTACGCCTCGCCCCGATGGCCACATCGGACCCATCTGGGATGACTACGCTGAACCCAATCTGCTCTTCGAGAATCAGGCCGGGACCTTTCAAGACGTCTCTTCCAGAGCCGGACGGCTGACCTCGTTGCGGGAAGTCTCGCGTTCAGTGATGGCCGGAGACCTCGACGACGACGGAGACCTCGACCTGGTGGTGACCAACGCCAACGGCCCGGCCAGGATCTTCCAGAACCGCCATCCGGGATCCGGCAGGTGGCTCCAGGTCCGGGTCCTGGATCCGGCCCTCAAGCGCGACGCCATCGGCGCCAAAGTGACGGTGGAAATGCAAGGGGCCCGCCTGACCCGCGAGGTCACGCGCAGCGCCGGATACCTATCCAGCAATCCTCCCGTCCTCCACTTCGGACTCGGCTCTGCCGAGAGCTTCCAATCCATCCAGGTCCGCTGGCCCGACGGAAGCCGCGAACGCTTTCCAGGCGGACGCGCCAACCGCCGCATCATCCTCAACAAAGCAGAAGGAGAGTCTTGATGGCAGCAGGCGAGCCGGAGCGTACCCTCTTTTTCCTCTTG is a window of Acidobacteriota bacterium DNA encoding:
- a CDS encoding CRTAC1 family protein; the encoded protein is DAIFKEITKDTGLTFRHQVALEDDYFMPQIIGSGGALFDYDGDGDLDLYLVNAGGFRHKLPEAVNQLFQRKPDGSFSRVADPGALNQGGFGMGCAVGDIDNDGHPDLLVTNYGPNRLYRNRGDGSFEDVTEGAAIAGDDWSTSAAFFDYDRDGYLDLYIANYLLYDPTRKCHDQAGRREFCGPEAFLGVGDRLYRNQGDATFKDVTSSAGIGRVAGKGLGVMASDLNDDGWIDVYVANDGEANQLWINQGDGTFLDEALLRGVALNMFGRPEASMGVAVGDIDMDGDFDLFMTHLDRESNTFYLNLGQGEFEDRTAGSGLATPSLPFTGFGTIFLDFDQDADLDLFLVNGRVRLGSAVSRTPRPDGHIGPIWDDYAEPNLLFENQAGTFQDVSSRAGRLTSLREVSRSVMAGDLDDDGDLDLVVTNANGPARIFQNRHPGSGRWLQVRVLDPALKRDAIGAKVTVEMQGARLTREVTRSAGYLSSNPPVLHFGLGSAESFQSIQVRWPDGSRERFPGGRANRRIILNKAEGES